The segment AGGAAACAGGGACTGATCTTGCTCCTCTTGGTGTAGTGAAGGAGAATCCTCATTAAATAGGGGTCAGTACGACACCTACAAAGAACAAATTCAGAATCAAGAAcatcatacacatgtatacagttTATTAAACACTTTTACTTTCAAAAGCATGATTACCATAAAATCAGCTGTTGTCATACTATCCACAGTCACTGTATCAGAACAGCATATTGTAATTGGATTGATTCCCTTTTGTACAATACAgcttttttttgcttgttaattatttctattaattttttacttctttaatGTAGTTATTTGATGGTCATATGGTCATGTTTTGGGGTGGTTATTTTTACTCACTTGTTAAGAAGCTGTCTCTCCCCCGTGTGGTTGTAAGAGAGATACCCCAGGGCAATGGCTGCCGAGCCCCTCACTTGTTCCGCTGTAGACACCAACAGTTTACATAGATGTTCTATTACATTAATGGAAATCATGGCTGCGGGTACTCCTAttggaaaagaaaaaatcattttgataaatagaTTATGAAAAGTCTGCATGATCTTAATTTACACTGATTTATAAATGTTAAGTTAAAAAGGTTATATATAGCCATgacaattaaattttattgaatttttcattcttgaaaaagaaaagatttACCAACTGTATAACTTCTACATGAGGATTTAGATTTAGAAGTTATTTTTATAGTGCCAAAATTTCAATTCTAATTAGTTAAGTAAAGTTAGTAAAGTTTGATGATAGATTATTCCAATTGTATACCACGCACACCAAATATCATGAATTGTTTATGAATCATAATGGCAGTTGTGAGACCAATAGCAATGGCCATGCATGACTTTCAATTCCTTCACCTCTCCAGACTTGCACTCACCTGCCCTTGTGTGGGCTAGCCTAGCAATACAGTCTGCGGCAAGAGAGAGGGTCTCGTTATTGGAGGAGTCTTGGAGGAGATCCACAAGGAGCTTGATCCCAGCAGCTGAGGACAAAGCCTGCTCCTCATCAGGGATAATCCTTGCAAGGACAACCACCTGTCAGAAATTAAGCCAATTTTTTATCAGGAATAATCCTCGCAAGGACAACCACCTGTCAGATATCaagccaattttttttatctctcaCTTTTACACGAGgattatacagtaaaacacgaaCATTCTTATAGCAAATTCACATTCCAGCAAAGTTGcctttagaattttaaaaatgtaccatAAACTTTACATGATGTAAATAACTGCTACATCAAATCAGAACTGCTCATATATAGTGCtttgctataaccgtgttttagtGTATATGGGGAAATTGAGACTTGTATTATCATAAAAGTGAGCTAATGTATCTTTATGGCCATAACCCTGGTCTAACTATCAACATTGTCCCTCCTACTTTCTGTTGCATTGGTCAAATATTGAAACAGCATTTTTACCTGAAATGCTGCCAAGCACCTGTAGTATTCATCTTCCGACTGAAGGAATGGACAGAAGCAGTTAAATCGGACACCGCCCTGGTCTGCGATCTCCTTCTGTTGGTTCACGTTGTTGTAGGCAAATGTGGCCAGAGCTAGCCCAGCTAGAAGTCGAACATCGGGATCCATGGAGTACATCATCTTCAGGATTCTGACATAACTAAAGTCTATGTTTGAGTGAATATCATCTAATATGGCCTGGTTTCCTACAATGAAAAATGACAGTTTAGTTTAGAATCATTcataattatcattataattaaGAAAACGACTATCCActggagaaaaaataaattccaaaacatatacatgtatgcattaacatttttttacttcTCAAGTTTGTTTCTCATTTCCAATTCACTAAATACCCTGGTACAGGTACAAATTGTAGCATAGGCATTCTCTATGTGATAATTTGCCACTTGTGCCAGGTAActgaatactgtggaatcatttttattcctgGGGTTAATGTTCATTGGTGGCCAAGATTTTCCTTGTTCGTAGGGACGTACTTtcatacattgtaaataaatattaaacatatgtttgtatatataagttcgtggggatgtaaattcgtggacaAGGCTTGCCCACAAAAGCCACTAACATTGGTCCCCCATGAACagtgatgattccacagtattattAAAGGTTGAAAGACCCTGTAAGGAATGAACTTGGGATTTGATCTAAAGACACTAAGATAACTCCCATTACGAGACACAACTTAAAGTTGTGCTGCAGAAACCCTGAGAGATACAGTACAGAGACTTGCAATGAAGATGCTGAGGGGACTCGAAGAACTGGTGAGAGACTGGAGAGACCTAGAGATGCTACATTTGAGCTgtgggtatatatatatataattatatagaaagCCTGATGGAACTATCTATGGTCTTCAAATTTACAGCATTGTAGGTTTGGAAGTTTTAAGCTTGGTTGGCGAAATTGTAGTTTATGAGTGAAATAAAAGATATCTTTTTAATATCCTGGTCTTAACTGTGAATACACTGCTTCTACCCTTTTTCTTTTTACTGAATTGtagattatttttaactttgtaCATTGGGTGATAGGTATTTCTTCAATTAAATGATTACAATGTACACATTCTACATTTTTTCATGTACAATCTTTTTTTGGTTCAATGTTTGGAAATCACCATCTAGTGTTAGGTGTGCTTGATACATGTGCACTATTGAAGTGGATTAAccctttttacatgtataaggataTAAATGAGTCCCATTATTTCATAAGGCTGCATTCCAAGATTTGGAACAGTGTCAGGTACGTTTTAATTCCAGCGAGATAATCAACGGTGGCCTAAGTACCAAGGATTAGGGGTTTCAATTAATCTCAACATGAATCATGCATATGCCACAAAGGGCAAGGTTTTAAATCTGCCAAACATTTCTGTCTTGTTCAATAAATGGGTAACAATGTTAAAGATTGCTGCTATTGTTTGAGAAATAAAAGAGCTACCGGTAGATCTCCGAAGGCCAAGACATTTCAATCAGATCGACATACTTTTAACTCCCCTACCGAACAGTCCTTCAAACTTTCAGTCAAATTTAAATCGGtcttttgtttagttttttttattaattcaaggAAATCACAATTTGCCCCCATATGTCACGGTATATCTGTACCGGTATGTTTATTGATTCTTTTGAAATGTGTCCTGGCTGTTACTAAATACACTCTCACACTAGAAAACATCTTTTATTTCTCCTGTTAATTTGCTgtcaaaataatatcaatactTTGTAATGGTAATTAGCCTCTGGAAAACAGTCCTTTAAATTCTTCTGAAATTTTCTCTTATTATGGAGTTAATTCAATGCCTTGGGGGTTGTTTAAATAACACGGATAAGTATGAACTTGGAAAAATGGTATTACTCTGTGCAAGATTTATCAAGATTTTTCCACATTTTATCTTCCAAAATCCAATTGATCCTGGCTTTTTTAGAGTATCTTGACAATAGAGTTTAAATACAGAGATAAAATATAAGCTGAAATATCTGCGTATTTCAACGAAAAAATTGATCACTCAATCACAGTGTGTGTTTATTACTTAATGTTTTGCCATTCATAGATCAAATAGAAACTTTGAAGTTACGTCCACCTTTAGAAATTCGATCACTTAACACTTAATGGaagttttaaatttcatcaCATACCCTGAGGGTGTCATTCATTTAATTGatacaaataaaatgttggGTCTTAGAATTTCATTGCATTACACTTGtatgaatataatatacattgaatatataactCCAAGAGACACTTTTTGGggaaatagaaaaatgtaattacaaattcaatttttggggCTCTCAACCATTTGAGACAAGGAAGACTGtaagacagatagacagacagatggacaaagAGAGTGACATAGAGATTGACTCCTCACCTAGTGAAACACTCGCTAATGTAAGAGCAGCCTCAACTTGGATCATCTGGTTCCTAGAATGCACCATCAGAGCCACGATCAGTTTGATTCCTCGGATTGTCATAATGGTGTTCTGATTCTTTTTGTGGGGCACATAGCCCACTCCAAGACACAGGAATCTGATGGCACAGATCACACTCAACACAATGTACTCTTTCTCAGAGCGTATTAGTCTACCCAGGGGCGCTATGCCATTAGCGTTGGCTATATCAGAATGGTAGCTCAGTGGACCTTGGGCAAGAACCCCAAGTCCTTCTGAGCCAATAAAATTTAAGTCCTCTGACATACTGTTGATGAATTCTACTAGAGTACCTACACCCATGCGTTCTGCTATGAGGCGTTTTACATCAAACTCTCGACCAGCAATGGCCCACAGGGCCAAAGCTGTCTTTTCTTTCACAACTTCAGAACGCGTTGTGCCTAGAAGTTTCAAAAGAAGTTCCTGCACTTGATCGGTCTGCATTTGTTTCTGTGAATAAGGATTGTTTGCTGCCACTTTACGAATACACTCCACAGCCGTCACCTGAATGTCCTTGTTTCGTAGCCTTGTGACAGCAAGAACATGTGGAATGGCGCTGGCATCAACGAAGCTGTTTTGGTTGGTTTCATTGTTGTAGCAGACTTTACCGACAGTTCGACAAGCAGAGTTCAAGAAGTCCTTGTCTTTCTCATACTCCAGAAGCTGCACTATGGTCTGTACACATCCCTGTTGTTGTCCCACCAAGTCCTGGTACTTTTTGTCATGTTCTGCAATGTTACCCAAACAGTCTAACACTTGGACAAGTACCTCTGGGTTGTGGATGGTCTGCAAAACCTTGATCAAGCTCTGTATCCCATTATTCTGGGATATTGCCTCAGCATAGTCCGTCACAGTTGCCATTTCTTTTAGAATTTCAGCTGACAGCTGAATCAGGAAATGATTGGTAGACTTCAGAAGTTTGATAAATGTTGGAATTCCCCCGGAACTTAGTACCTGTTCTTTCACTTCTTCTCGCTCAATGATGTTTAACAGTGTTTGAAAAGCAGGTATTTTTGCCTCCTCTCCTATGCTGGACTTGGCAACCTTGATTATGACTGGAACTCCACCATGATCGTAAAATGACTTCCAGTTGGGGTTTATACCATCTGCCTGACTACCCTGGGTCAAAGTCCTCAGAGACTTCCCAGCAGCCTCTGCTTCTTCATCACTCTCCGATGTAACAAATCTCAATAAATTCTTCCACACCGGTATCTTTTCGAAatctttttcaatgaaataattcaGCAAATCGATATAGCTCTTCAGGGCACACATCTCCACTGCTCCATGGTTTTGGGAATTTATGGCATCAATCTTTGAGCCGAGCTCGATCATTTGATGTACAGCCTCAATCTTCCCACCATCCACTGCACACAGAAACGGCGTGAGATTCTTGCCATCTGTGGTCTCCAATTCCAGTAGAGATGGGTCATCTTTGACGAAAAATTGGATCGATTTGAGGTAGCCCCTGTTGGCCGCTTGGTGGATCTGGGCCCACCCTGAGGCATCAAATTCATCCGCCATGTTGATGGCACTTGTCCTATATAAAACAAGCAAGAGTTATATAAAGTCACAAAATATAACAGCAAATCTTGGTTGTTAAAAATGAACTGTCATCATATACAACATTTAATTTTAGCATGTGTATGAATTAAAACATTAGTTCATTTGACATAGACTTTTAAGTTCATAGGGTCCAAGGACAAGTTATCTAAGGCGGTATTGTTTTCCAATTGATTTCTATTGCCTGGAGATTGCACCCTTTCATGACAGGGTTATGACTTTATTTCCCAAATGGCAAATAAAACAAGACTTTTGTTGGAAAGGCCATAAATAGACATTGGGTCTAATTGGCACACAAAGAAATATTGGCTGGTATTCTGTgttaatattaaattcaatgtcGGTGTAAATAGTATCAATAATAAACATTCTACGCTGTATTGAAGTAGTCAATTAACACAGATTACAATGCCTCTATTGTCCTTTCTGGTTTAATTGTTTaatacaaatttttgaatagatttcaatcatttctttttagTACATCATTCTTGTATGCATCAGATCGATCAAATATCAATATCATATTAATTAAAGagagaaattgttaaaaaaaaaaaaaaaaaaaaattatttaaagttgtgaTACTACATATGTTTTATAGAACTGCTACTCAGACACATAAAACTTCAgaatatatgaatatatcaCAAATAAACAAGACatcatatatcatatatcatacaACATTTCAAATCTATATACCTTTAAGCCAATTGAATGTATGCACAATTAAGCTAGTTGATACTAGAATATATAAgtgtactgtaaaccaacttttagtCACCAAGagaaaattttgacatttaccAGAGAACCTTGTCATTGTGAATATTTCTTGGTTGAGAAAATTCAACAccagttttaattttgttttttcgaGCTCTGCTGTAGAGGCCCAAAAATTGCAATCGGTTGTGAACAAAAGCTGGTTCAaagtactgtaaaccaacttttattcacgtGCAAGAAATTTTTGCAAGAGCCTTGTCGTTGCGAATATTTTTACTGCGAATCGATCCTCTTATGTCTCTGTTATTTTCCAGATAATCTACATCCTGATCGCAAAAAAATGGTCACTGCAAACCATTGTATCTTCATTATATCTCCAAAACTTCTTGAAATAAAGTTGctgtgaataaaagttggtttatgGTATCCAGATCACAGACAAAAGCTCCGTACCATGATACATTTAAGCATAGAACAAATTTAAAGGCACTGTAGGAAGCATATcaaaaatactgtatacataTTCCATACTTATCCCTGCAACATGAGTAAAGCAGAAATACTTTGTTGATGGGTTTGTACAACTAAATTTACTGTACTGCTGATAGTACAATAGTTTCTATTTGCTCTATATGGAAGAGTGGATGGATTTTGCTGGTAATTTTCctagcttcttttttttttttcggtgTCCAATCTGATCCAgcaacattcaaaatttttaaatcagggAATTCTTATTCATTTCATAACCTTGGCTTTTATGCTGGAAATTTGTTTTaccattaaattgtttttatcacAAATTGGTAATTATCATTGACTTTAATTTGCTTAAAAACCAGACTGATCAAGTTACTGCCAATGAAAATAGTATCAAAAGCAATGCAAAGAGATAATGCATATATACCTGAAAAACGTAAATACTGATTTTGAATTAGCGAGGAAATCTGTGTACAATGTAAAGAGAATTCTTTCACATCTGgctatatattatacaaaaattgtttacatacaaatcaatatatataacaGTGATTACATAGTAAGCAACACAGTTAATTACTTCATGCCTGATCGGCTTCCCATCCTTAATTATAACTTGTCACTctgaaagaatattttatattacaatcTACAtggtattgaaataaaatatattcatgtttaagtctgcaggaaaaatttatatttacatgtatattaatctGTGAACATGTATTTGTAAGTCACAAAGAATgacaaaaaatttaagaaaaatcctggGAAATGGCGCGTGAATTATtagtttaataattaaaattaccCTTTTGCAATGTTGTCACTGTATATTGCAATAATGATGTTACAAAAAACGCAATTCTGAATTTTATTAACTTATAGTTAACCGAGCATGCTGTTTCAATTTGAGCTAGTGTCAGCTAGCTATAGGAACAGTGCATATTAAACCAGTCTTAACTAAATATGGCATGCAtattgtacattaaaaaaaattgaacgtGAATATCAGAACTAGAGCTATTGCTGAGAGATTAAACAGAAAACACTTGAGCTGTACCTTGTTATCTGTGTTTACTCTTCAGCATCGCTCTGAACGACATTATTTACATCCACTTCCACTGTCCGAGTTCTTACCCTTGCCGTGATTGGTTGCTAAGCGCGCACCTGCAAAGCTTACAATGAAAAGATAACTCTTCATTTCgacataaaaatgattttttttaatttattacctATAGTCAGTAAAGTTTCTAACTAATAGTAgtctcttttataaaatatacagctaatgataaaaattaagaattttcaaataataataattccGGTTATTGTTTTGTTCCGATTTTGGTTTTCATTTTACCGTTCGATTTTAATTTCCTGCTAAAAGTTGCATGAAACGTTTTCTTCTCAATCGGAACACGCCAAAGaaattttgctgataaattaAGGGCTTTGCATGTCAGTATAGCAAAATAGATAATTtcgtattttaatttatttgtgatTTGTCTTTTTAATGGGTCTGTGCAAACATACTCGAATTTCAGGCcactatttttttctgttgttgctctctctctctctctctctatatcaGTATATTTGCCTTTAAATGATGTGTTTTTCACCTTTAGATGTTCAGACAGAATGGTGCTTTGTCCAGGATTTCAGAAAAACGGTCGACCATGTACTAATATTTtggaacaaaaaaataaattctgcaAGCTGTGTGGATGGAAAATAGATCCTGAAATATTCTCAAAAGAAGCCATCTCTTGTCCAAACATTGTGCTGAGCAGTGAAGAGAAATGTGGAACTTGGATCGAACGAGATCAGATGTTCTGTGATCAGTGTGGATGGGAAGTCAACCATGACTTCTTTCCTTCTCGTAATGGTACAGGCACTGTAGGCCCAGAGTGTTCCTCAGGTCTCCAAGCTCAGATAAAGAAACTGTCCTTTAAGCAAGAGACCAAATTACACCAGAACTCTTTTCTGGACTCACTTGTTACTCCAGGTATTGAGTTACATAAAGCAAGATAATTCAGTTTctaagttttaaattaatttagatCATTATGCATTGACTGAAGTAATTTTTAAGGGTAAATACCATTGCTGCCCGCATGACCTTTAAATAGCagtgttttaatctttttaatcgttttaatccccaaatttttatatactttaaaatttatttctccaTCATGAcgtcagagacataaataacagaggtTGGCAACTGACTAAAATTTCGCAAAATCTTGCGGTCCCTATTGTAAAATatcgccagtttaaatcagtatatctttctaataaacaattatattgaaatataaacagctaaactctattaccaaaacattcaaaatattatagtttcatgagtttatgtcttataaacaatatttaaagagAAGTTTTAGGAGGCAGTTGGCTACCCGTTGTCCGAGATTTTGCCAATGTTTTATAGCTGGccattatattttctttattattaatcttatacatgtatttcaattttttgtttaaaaaaaaaacgtctaAAACCTCtgcacatttttcataaaaacaataagCTTTTGGTTTAAGACCATTATCTCAGTTTTACTAatatgtagttctcaaagtaagatTAGTCCCGTAACATTTTTCAACATCaaaacacgctaatggcggagttgccaatctctgttatttatgtctctgatgtcATGTATACGTCCAGTTTATACTCTTCAGCaaagtttaaagttttgaaTTAGCTTCTCATAATaatgttttttggggtttttatgGGAGGTGATACAGATGAAGATGATCTCATGACTTTCCCAAAGTCAGTCAGTATTTCACCTCACAGTGCTTCCTCAGCATCTTCACTTCCAGAAAGTGGGAGGGAGGCAAAAGGTCGGATCCTCTTCATACACAACCTTAATGAAGAAGTATGTGGTTAATAATGTTTAACTCTAGATCTTTACAATTCCATGTTTCTGGAAACTAAATTTGTCATCTAATTTTGAAAGTCATATTCACTCATTAaaagcacatttttataatgattaagCAATGTGTCAATATGGGCAAAGTAAATTTATGTTGGAAttactgtttttgttttaaatttgagattttcatacattgtatataaatgtatttgttgGGATATTATTCAcagatttatgataaatttagaTTGACATGAAATTAATATCTTTTTCAGAGTATCACCACAGAGAAACTTTTCAATCTCTTCAGTAAGTACTTACTAGATCTCAGTCTCACATTTCCAACACAGTTTCCATATCCTCcctttgtaaaagtgagactgataTCTATCACAAGGGAGCTCTTTTAAGTTAACTTAGATATGATAGAGCCAGATTTAGGTTTTCAGAAGACTTATAGaattttagaaatcttcttATAAACataatgaataagaaaatatatttatatttgtaacttgaaaactgttaatatctaattgtcaaaaataatctttaaagaaCTGTAAATAATTGCAATATGACAATAAATAGGTACACTTTTAAACAAATCTTGTCCAAAAATACAAGAGTAATAACGGACCTGACAGGGATTCGAATCCAggcctgaatctctagtcaggtactcttccaGTTGAGCTATCAAGTGCTGGTGAACCAAACCAGTCTAAATGTCAGAGATGCAAAATACATGTGATTCTAAAGAAATGGGTCTATGATGGTATTTGCAGGCTTGTATGGAAGAGTGGATATTATTAAGCTGtttttcaagaagaaaaacTCTGGCCTGGTCCAGATGGATACAGAGGAACATGCTGCTAGTGGTTTGTTTTCTTCCCAATTAAGTCAAACTTAGGCCATCcttttaaaagtgtttgtttggaattgccagTTGAAGATTTCTAGACCCAAGAGGGAgggagggaattttttttttcaaacttgaatattaactaattaaaaaattgtaaaaaacaaaaatctcaatatcaaaaaagttcttctttaatataattttatcagCAGAGGGTATTTCAAGGAGGCaggaggcaattccaaacaaacaataattttaatttggCCTAAGATCATTCACTTTTCAAAGCATCTGTGTTCATCAAActcatgtttatttattattattttttatttcagcctTGGGACATTTGGATAGGGTGGTTGTGCAGAACAAGACTTTGCATATTCAATATTCTAGAGTCAAGTCAATCAACACtgatgaaaatttcaaagtaagTGATTTGACAACTATAGAAacacagttacatgtaattcggACTTGTAATCATGCTTGGTCTGAATGTATACACATTATTTATATCAGTTAAGAGGGCTCAATGGTTGTAGCTATTTTTTGACTCTATTGATCTCCTTAAGAAGAAGAGCTTTAAACTAGATCTGATGGtgaatttgttgaccacccagcctccctaaattgaattaattttttgagcTGATGTAGTTGATTCTTTTTATATTCACCAATaagtttgatttgatttttatatggaTGAGCTAGTGCATACATGTAGATctattaaactattttgttatttgttgcataatattatcattacatgtattaacaatcaAGGAACTgatagttttgaattttaacatcattttttataatttgaatgcATTCACATTGATAACCTATGATTTtagtaaaaatgattaaatgtgATGAATGTACCAATATGGTTTGTTtcaatattgacaatttaaatgcggaattgttttattttgtcaagaccaatatttgtgtgaaatcAAGCAATTAATAGTCTGTGGGGATGAAGTTCAAAATTTGTGGAATACTAGCCGTGACAGTCGCAACACAAAGAGGCCTGTCTGTATATGTTAATGCAAATATGTACCAGGTTCATGgtcttgtaaataaattgtagtatccattaaatctaaaaatattcatgcagcaagCCAGCCTCGATCCACAATAAGAAATTCACTGTAAATGTTTCAGGATCAGCAATGTTTTTATTGAAGGAATGGTAATGTATTCTTAAAGGTATCTCGATTGTAGATGACAGCCGACTACAGAAAAAGTAAGCTACACAGAGGAGGGGTCACTTTCAACTATGTGATGACGGCCTGCGCTCCATCTGCTGTCATTCATATGTCCCACCTGCCGTAAGTCTTACTTGATGAGTATTCTTAAGGTGGTACGAGATATCTGTTGATTTCAATGTGGATTTAAGTAcactataattaaaatacttttaatggtgtaaaattttcaaattttacaatatttaaccgaaaaaatctcttttgaaaatatttggagaggtaaaaaaaatgttaaacccCCAGCGGGGTTCGAACTCATAACTTGCCAAtttgtagtaaaccctctaacccactgctcTACGCTGTAAGGTGACAATATCCTGAAATAAACTACtggtacttatataattacacttcattttattgtttatttcaataaacaatacgtcacaacatggaggtgtcccattcCACCTTAACTCATCTGGCAACAAAAATCATTAAGCAAAAGCATTTGTTCAGAAATATGAAAGTTTGTCATTCACTGCAAAGATTCAATTATATTTCATTGGAAAGCAAATTGCTTTTAAAAGTCATATAAAATAGTTTacataaaatgtatatacatgtacatgtattttgttgaaccaattttgattttggggggAAGGGAAGTCCTTTGGGCATCAGTAAGAAATCACACTATGATTTTGTGTGGGGTGTTTCCtttaaatgaacttttatttaggtgtgtaacaggatgggagaaataatgacatgaccagaccgggtttcgaacccgggccccctgaatctctagtcaggtgctctaccaactgaaccggtctgaccgtcacattcctctccccttaaatgatcttcgttcccgaagatcaccccaggctcttcccctggcaggagttcacctgtcagttccaggggttggtcagggcaccaaatgtaacgggatgggagaaataatgacggaccagaccaggtttcgaacccgggccccctgaatctctagtcaggtgctctaccaactg is part of the Magallana gigas chromosome 3, xbMagGiga1.1, whole genome shotgun sequence genome and harbors:
- the LOC105329589 gene encoding polypyrimidine tract-binding protein 1, whose protein sequence is MVLCPGFQKNGRPCTNILEQKNKFCKLCGWKIDPEIFSKEAISCPNIVLSSEEKCGTWIERDQMFCDQCGWEVNHDFFPSRNGTGTVGPECSSGLQAQIKKLSFKQETKLHQNSFLDSLVTPGDTDEDDLMTFPKSVSISPHSASSASSLPESGREAKGRILFIHNLNEESITTEKLFNLFSLYGRVDIIKLFFKKKNSGLVQMDTEEHAASALGHLDRVVVQNKTLHIQYSRVKSINTDENFKMTADYRKSKLHRGGVTFNYVMTACAPSAVIHMSHLPESIKREDIIDVFSEYGNVLELKIFQSRGCQGALLKFASVEQAVTAIMEMHNFKFPDNTRLMVSFSHHKCLITEG
- the LOC105329590 gene encoding ankyrin and armadillo repeat-containing protein; this encodes MGSRSGMKTSAINMADEFDASGWAQIHQAANRGYLKSIQFFVKDDPSLLELETTDGKNLTPFLCAVDGGKIEAVHQMIELGSKIDAINSQNHGAVEMCALKSYIDLLNYFIEKDFEKIPVWKNLLRFVTSESDEEAEAAGKSLRTLTQGSQADGINPNWKSFYDHGGVPVIIKVAKSSIGEEAKIPAFQTLLNIIEREEVKEQVLSSGGIPTFIKLLKSTNHFLIQLSAEILKEMATVTDYAEAISQNNGIQSLIKVLQTIHNPEVLVQVLDCLGNIAEHDKKYQDLVGQQQGCVQTIVQLLEYEKDKDFLNSACRTVGKVCYNNETNQNSFVDASAIPHVLAVTRLRNKDIQVTAVECIRKVAANNPYSQKQMQTDQVQELLLKLLGTTRSEVVKEKTALALWAIAGREFDVKRLIAERMGVGTLVEFINSMSEDLNFIGSEGLGVLAQGPLSYHSDIANANGIAPLGRLIRSEKEYIVLSVICAIRFLCLGVGYVPHKKNQNTIMTIRGIKLIVALMVHSRNQMIQVEAALTLASVSLGNQAILDDIHSNIDFSYVRILKMMYSMDPDVRLLAGLALATFAYNNVNQQKEIADQGGVRFNCFCPFLQSEDEYYRCLAAFQVVVLARIIPDEEQALSSAAGIKLLVDLLQDSSNNETLSLAADCIARLAHTRAGVPAAMISINVIEHLCKLLVSTAEQVRGSAAIALGYLSYNHTGERQLLNKCRTDPYLMRILLHYTKRSKISPCFLEAWQHYKKVGLPPIPEGRTNLIGNHPLGMDGNRPVTFLSIDPEGETGSNTRSSTSNIGGEDGRITGRSSRASGSRQATTPRQSGTPLNATTPLNASQISLDSQHSSRSLLPVTAEGNA